A stretch of Gorilla gorilla gorilla isolate KB3781 chromosome 9, NHGRI_mGorGor1-v2.1_pri, whole genome shotgun sequence DNA encodes these proteins:
- the SNX19 gene encoding sorting nexin-19 isoform X2 — protein sequence MKTETVLPFQETPAGSSCHLNNLLSSRKLMAVGVLLGWLLVIHLLVNVWLLCLLSALLVVLGGWLGSSLAGVASGRLHLERFIPLATCPPCPEAERQLEQEINRTIQMIIRDFVLSWYRSVSQEPAFEEEMEAAMKGLVQELRRRMSVMDSHALAQSVLTLCGCHLQSYIQAKEATAGKNGPVEPSHLWEAYCRATAPHPAVHSPSAEVTYTRGVVNLLLQGLVPKPHLETRTGRHVVVELITCNVILPLISRLSDPDWIHLVLVGIFSKARDPAPCPASAPEQPSVPTSLPLIAEVEQLPEGRASPVAAPVFLSYSEPEGSAGPSPEVEEGHEAVEGDLGGMCEERKVGNNSSHFLQPNLRGPLFLCEDSELESPLSELGRETIMLMTPGRFLSDRIQDALCALEGSQALEPTDGEASEGAEAEEGPGTETETGLPVSTLNSCPEIHIDTADKQIEQGDVTASVTALLKGPEKTCPSRPSCLEKDLTNDVSSLDPTLPPVLLSSSPPGPLSSATFSFEPLSSPDGPVIIQNLRITGTITAREHSGTGFHPYTLYTVKYETALDGENSSGLQQLAYHTVNRRYREFLNLQTRLEEKPDLRKFIKNVKGPKKLFPDLPFGNMDSDRVEARKSLLESFLKQLCAIPEIANSEEVQEFLALNTDARIAFVKKPFMVSRIDKMVVSAIVDTLKTAFPRSEPQSPTEELSEAETESKSQTEGKKASKSRLRFSSSKISPALSVTEAQDKILYCLQEGNVESETLSMSAMESFIEKQTKLLEMQPTKAPEKDPEQPPRGRVDSCVSDAAVPAQDPSNSDPAEHAMC from the exons ATGAAGACAGAAACAGTGCTACCGTTCCAGGAAACTCCAGCTGGATCGAGCTGTCACCTCAATAACCTGTTGAGTAGCCGGAAGCTGATGGCTGTGGGGGTCTTGCTTGGCTGGCTCCTGGTCATACACCTTCTGGTCAACGTGTGGCTGCTGTGCCTTCTGTCTGCATTGCTAGTGGTGCTGGGAGGATGGCTGGGCTCCAGCCTCGCTGGAGTGGCTTCAGGTCGACTGCATCTGGAACGCTTCATCCCATTGGCCACCTGTCCTCCATGCCCTGAGGCAGAAAGGCAGCTGGAACAGGAGATCAACCGCACCATCCAGATGATTATTCGAGATTTTGTGTTATCTTGGTACCGTTCCGTGAGCCAGGAGCCAGCCTTTGAGGAAGAAATGGAGGCAGCCATGAAAGGGTTGGTCCAGGAGCTTCGGAGAAGGATGAGCGTGATGGACAGTCATGCTCTTGCCCAGAGTGTTCTGACTCTCTGCGGTTGTCACCTGCAGAGCTACATTCAGGCAAAGGAGGCCACTGCAGGGAAGAATGGTCCAGTTGAGCCTTCCCACCTCTGGGAGGCTTACTGCCGGGCGACTGCCCCACATCCTGCTGTGCACAGCCCCAGTGCTGAAGTCACCTATACACGTGGCGTTGTGAATTTGTTGCTTCAAGGGCTGGTGCCCAAACCCCACTTGGAGACTCGTACCGGACGCCATGTAGTGGTCGAACTCATCACATGCAATGTAATCTTACCACTGATCAGCAGGCTGTCAGATCCTGACTGGATCCACCTTGTACTCGTGGGTATCTTTTCCAAGGCCAGAGATCCAGCACCCTGCCCAGCCAGTGCCCCCGAACAGCCCTCAGTGCCCACATCTCTGCCACTGATTGCTGAGGTAGAGCAGCTTCCAGAAGGGAGAGCTTCTCCAGTAGCAGCCCCAGTATTCctaagttacagtgagccagagGGTTCTGCAGGCCCCTCTCCAGAGGTTGAAGAAGGCCACGAAGCTGTAGagggagatttgggtgggatgtgtgaagaaagaaaagtaggaaACAACTCATCTCATTTCCTACAGCCAAATCTTCGAGGTCCCCTGTTCTTATGTGAAGACTCAGAGCTGGAGTCTCCGCTGTCTGAACTGGGCAGAGAAACCATCATGCTCATGACTCCAGGCCGCTTTCTCTCTGACAGGATTCAGGATGCCCTGTGTGCCCTAGAGGGTTCCCAGGCTCTGGAACCCACAGATGGTGAGGCATCtgaaggagcagaggctgaggagggtccAGGGACAGAAACAGAGACAGGCCTGCCGGTCTCCACACTGAATTCCTGCCCAGAGATCCACATCGACACAGCAGACAAGCAGATAGAACAAGGAGATGTTACCGCCTCTGTTACAGCTTTGCTGAAGGGGCCAGAAAAGACCTGCCCCTCACGGCCGTCATGCTTAGAGAAGGATCTCACCAATGATGTGAGCTCTCTTGATCCTACTCTGCCACCAGTTCTGCTTTCCTCCTCTCCACCTGGTCCTCTCAGCTCAGCCACCTTCAGCTTTGAGCCCCTAAGCAGTCCCGATGGTCCAGTTATCATCCAGAACCTTCGTATCACTGGCACCATTACAGCCCGAGAGCACAGTGGCACTGGATTCCACCCATACACACTCTATACTGTGAAG TACGAGACAGCCCTTGACGGTGAAAACAGCAGCGGCCTGCAGCAGCTGGCCTACCACACTGTGAATCGTCGCTATCGGGAGTTCTTGAATCTGCAGACCCGTCTGGAGGAGAAACCAGATCTACGAAAGTTCATCAAAA atgtgAAGGGTCCTAAAAAGCTCTTTCCAGATCTTCCATTTGGAAACATGGACAGTGACAGAGTAGAAGCCCGTAAGAGCCTCCTAGAATCATTCCTAAAG CAACTCTGTGCCATTCCGGAGATCGCTAACAGTGAGGAGGTGCAGGAGTTCCTTGCTCTGAACACAGATGCTCGTATTGCCTTTGTCAAGAAACCATTTATGGTCTCTAGAATAGACAAG ATGGTGGTGAGTGCCATTGTGGACACCTTGAAGACAGCGTTTCCTCGCTCTGAACCCCAGAGCCCCACAGAGGAGCTGAGTGAGGCCGAGACCGAAAGCAAGTCCCAGACAGAAGGCAAGAAGGCTAGCAA gtccaggctgaggttctCATCCAGTAAAATTTCTCCAGCACTAAGTGTGACTGAAGCACAAGACAAGATTCTTTATTGTCTCCAGGAAGGCAATGTG